A single Rhopalosiphum padi isolate XX-2018 chromosome 4, ASM2088224v1, whole genome shotgun sequence DNA region contains:
- the LOC132928698 gene encoding ADAM 17-like protease isoform X2, whose translation MKKPTSLLNLLLLLITGNVQSSIHKNLAHFETLHASDFSHTIVKRGISDSPHPLNKVKEVSFTTLGRDFRLILTPKKGLLHHQFEATSIDAEGNETPVAVDHDHFYDGRVFGEKSSHASVHLDKGVMTAIIDVPGETYHIEPSWRHMIDKDNKTMVTYKASDVRLSWEHSDQNQHKPCAYVKEDAEVETVDEDDDNLNSITRSKRDTDSYDYMITPTRTRCPLLLVADYRFFREMGGGDTKTTINYLISLIDRVHKIYNDTLWLERQESDGFRGMGFVIKKITVHSDPTKVRSSEDHYNMIREKWDVRSLLEVFSREYSHKDFCLAHLFTDLKFEGGILGLAYVGSPRRNSVGGICTPEYFKNGYTLYLNSGLSSSRNHYGQRVITREADLVTAHEFGHNWGSEHDPDITECSPTASQGGSFLMYTYSVSGYDINNKRFSPCSLRSIRKVLQAKSARCFSEPEESFCGNLRVEGNEECDAGLLGTEDNDSCCDKNCKLRRAQGARCSDKNSPCCQNCQFMASGVKCREGQFATCEQESRCTGTGAECPKSPPMPDGTGCLERGKCRSGKCIPFCETQGLQSCMCDTILQSCKRCCRINLNDTCYPVDPPDVLPDGTPCIQGFCNKGACEKTIQDVVERFWDIIEEININKMLRFLKDNIVGTVILITGLIWVPASCIINWLDHKRAKEVRERRKWEDQDDFVQMSNDARPKKIIYIKVPTSQVESLMTNK comes from the exons GGattttcgattaattttaaCACCAAAAAAAGGATTATTACATCATCAATTTGAAGCCACAAGTATAGATGCTGAAGGAAATGAAACCCCGGTGGCAGTTG aTCATGACCATTTTTATGATGGTCGGGTATTCGGAGAGAAAAGTTCACATGCTAGTGTACATTTAGATAAAGGTGTAATGACAGCTATAATTGATGTTCCTGGGGAAACTTATCACATTGAA ccaTCTTGGAGGCATATGATTGATAAGGATAACAAAACAATGGTAACTTATAAGGCATCAGATGTACGATTAAGTTGGGAACATTCAGACCAAAATCAACATAAACCGTGTGCTTATGTAAAGGAAGATGCCG agGTGGAAACTGTAGATGAAgatgatgataatttaaattctattacaCGTTCTAAACGGGATACCGATTCTTATGACTATATGATAACACCGACAAGAACCCGTTGTCCATTGCTTTTAGTTGCTGATTATAGATTTTTTAGAGAAATGGGTGGAGGTGATACAaaaacaactataaattattta ataagttTAATTGAtcgtgtacataaaatatataatgatacttTATGGCTGGAACGTCAAGAATCTGATGGATTTCGAGGCATgggatttgttattaaaaaaataacagtacaCAGTGATCCAACTAAAGTACGAAGTTCAGAGGATCATTACAACATGATTCGAGAAAAATGGGATGTTCGATCACTACTTGAG GTATTTAGCCGTGAATATAGCCATAAAGACTTCTGCTTGGCCCATCTATTTACTGACTTAAAATTTGAAGGAGGTATTCTAGGACTAGCTTATGTTGGTTCTCCTAGACGTAATTCTGTCGGTGGAATTTGTACACCAG agtattttaaaaatgggtATACATTATACCTTAATTCTGGTCTAAGTTCAAGCCGTAATCATTATGGTCAACGAGTAATTACACGAGAAGCAGATTTAGTTACTGCTCATGAATTTGGTCACAATTGGGGATCTGAACATGATCCAGATATAACTGAATGTAGTCCTACGGCTAGCCAGGGAGGATCTTTtcttatgtatacatatagtgtCAGTGGATATGATATTAACAATAAA agATTTTCTCCATGTAGTTTACGGTCTATACGTAAAGTATTACAAGCCAAATCAGCGCGTTGTTTTTCTGAACCTGAGGAATCATTTTGTGGTAATCTTAGAGTTGAAGGAAATGAAGAATGTGATGCTGGTCTTTTAGGTACTGAAGATAATGACTCTTGCTGTGACAAAAACTGTAAACTCAGAAGAGCTCAAGGTGCTAGATGCag tgATAAAAACTCTCCATGTTGTCAAAATTGTCAATTTATGGCATCTGGAGTGAAATGTCGTGAAGGGCAATTTGCCACTTGTGAGCAAGAATCTCGTTGTACAGGTACTGGAGCTGAGTGTCCTAAAAGTCCACCTATGCCTGATGGTACTGGGTGCCTTGAAAGGGGTAAATGTCGTTCTGGTAAATGCATACCGTTTTGCGAGACACAAGGATTACAAAGTTGTATGTGTGATACta tattacaGTCATGCAAACGTTGTTGTCGCATAAATTTAAACGATACATGTTATCCAGTTGATCCACCTGATGTATTACCTGATGGAACGCCATGTATTCAAGGATTTTGTAACAAA GGCGCATGTGAGAAAACTATTCAAGATGTTGTAGAACGTTTTTGGGATATTATCGAAGAAATCAACATTAACAAGATGTTAAGGTTCTTAAAGGATAACATTGTAGGCACAGTGATTTTGATTACTGGTTTGATATGGGTACCAGCATCTTGTATAATTAACTGGTTGGATCATAAACGTGCCAAAGAAGTCCGTGAAAGAAGGAAATGGGAAGATCAGGATGATTTTGTGCAAATGTCTAATGACGCAagaccaaaaaaaataatttacatcaaAGTGCCAACTAGTCAAGTGGAAAGTCTAATGACGAACAAATGA
- the LOC132928698 gene encoding ADAM 17-like protease isoform X1 translates to MKKPTSLLNLLLLLITGNVQSSIHKNLAHFETLHASDFSHTIVKRGISDSPHPLNKVKEVSFTTLGRDFRLILTPKKGLLHHQFEATSIDAEGNETPVAVDHDHFYDGRVFGEKSSHASVHLDKGVMTAIIDVPGETYHIEPSWRHMIDKDNKTMVTYKASDVRLSWEHSDQNQHKPCAYVKEDAEVETVDEDDDNLNSITRSKRDTDSYDYMITPTRTRCPLLLVADYRFFREMGGGDTKTTINYLISLIDRVHKIYNDTLWLERQESDGFRGMGFVIKKITVHSDPTKVRSSEDHYNMIREKWDVRSLLEEFSKSKDVSKYCLAHLFTHQTFRSKRSSVLGLAYIASPRSYAIGGICSPEYFKNGYTLYLNSGLSSSRNHYGQRVITREADLVTAHEFGHNWGSEHDPDITECSPTASQGGSFLMYTYSVSGYDINNKRFSPCSLRSIRKVLQAKSARCFSEPEESFCGNLRVEGNEECDAGLLGTEDNDSCCDKNCKLRRAQGARCSDKNSPCCQNCQFMASGVKCREGQFATCEQESRCTGTGAECPKSPPMPDGTGCLERGKCRSGKCIPFCETQGLQSCMCDTILQSCKRCCRINLNDTCYPVDPPDVLPDGTPCIQGFCNKGACEKTIQDVVERFWDIIEEININKMLRFLKDNIVGTVILITGLIWVPASCIINWLDHKRAKEVRERRKWEDQDDFVQMSNDARPKKIIYIKVPTSQVESLMTNK, encoded by the exons GGattttcgattaattttaaCACCAAAAAAAGGATTATTACATCATCAATTTGAAGCCACAAGTATAGATGCTGAAGGAAATGAAACCCCGGTGGCAGTTG aTCATGACCATTTTTATGATGGTCGGGTATTCGGAGAGAAAAGTTCACATGCTAGTGTACATTTAGATAAAGGTGTAATGACAGCTATAATTGATGTTCCTGGGGAAACTTATCACATTGAA ccaTCTTGGAGGCATATGATTGATAAGGATAACAAAACAATGGTAACTTATAAGGCATCAGATGTACGATTAAGTTGGGAACATTCAGACCAAAATCAACATAAACCGTGTGCTTATGTAAAGGAAGATGCCG agGTGGAAACTGTAGATGAAgatgatgataatttaaattctattacaCGTTCTAAACGGGATACCGATTCTTATGACTATATGATAACACCGACAAGAACCCGTTGTCCATTGCTTTTAGTTGCTGATTATAGATTTTTTAGAGAAATGGGTGGAGGTGATACAaaaacaactataaattattta ataagttTAATTGAtcgtgtacataaaatatataatgatacttTATGGCTGGAACGTCAAGAATCTGATGGATTTCGAGGCATgggatttgttattaaaaaaataacagtacaCAGTGATCCAACTAAAGTACGAAGTTCAGAGGATCATTACAACATGATTCGAGAAAAATGGGATGTTCGATCACTACTTGAG gaatTTTCTAAATCAAAAGATGTGTCCAAGTATTGTTTAGCACATCTGTTTACGCATCAAACATTCAGATCAAAACGATCTTCAGTATTGGGTCTAGCATATATAGCCTCACCTAGAAGTTATGCAATCGGCGGCATATGTAGTCCCG agtattttaaaaatgggtATACATTATACCTTAATTCTGGTCTAAGTTCAAGCCGTAATCATTATGGTCAACGAGTAATTACACGAGAAGCAGATTTAGTTACTGCTCATGAATTTGGTCACAATTGGGGATCTGAACATGATCCAGATATAACTGAATGTAGTCCTACGGCTAGCCAGGGAGGATCTTTtcttatgtatacatatagtgtCAGTGGATATGATATTAACAATAAA agATTTTCTCCATGTAGTTTACGGTCTATACGTAAAGTATTACAAGCCAAATCAGCGCGTTGTTTTTCTGAACCTGAGGAATCATTTTGTGGTAATCTTAGAGTTGAAGGAAATGAAGAATGTGATGCTGGTCTTTTAGGTACTGAAGATAATGACTCTTGCTGTGACAAAAACTGTAAACTCAGAAGAGCTCAAGGTGCTAGATGCag tgATAAAAACTCTCCATGTTGTCAAAATTGTCAATTTATGGCATCTGGAGTGAAATGTCGTGAAGGGCAATTTGCCACTTGTGAGCAAGAATCTCGTTGTACAGGTACTGGAGCTGAGTGTCCTAAAAGTCCACCTATGCCTGATGGTACTGGGTGCCTTGAAAGGGGTAAATGTCGTTCTGGTAAATGCATACCGTTTTGCGAGACACAAGGATTACAAAGTTGTATGTGTGATACta tattacaGTCATGCAAACGTTGTTGTCGCATAAATTTAAACGATACATGTTATCCAGTTGATCCACCTGATGTATTACCTGATGGAACGCCATGTATTCAAGGATTTTGTAACAAA GGCGCATGTGAGAAAACTATTCAAGATGTTGTAGAACGTTTTTGGGATATTATCGAAGAAATCAACATTAACAAGATGTTAAGGTTCTTAAAGGATAACATTGTAGGCACAGTGATTTTGATTACTGGTTTGATATGGGTACCAGCATCTTGTATAATTAACTGGTTGGATCATAAACGTGCCAAAGAAGTCCGTGAAAGAAGGAAATGGGAAGATCAGGATGATTTTGTGCAAATGTCTAATGACGCAagaccaaaaaaaataatttacatcaaAGTGCCAACTAGTCAAGTGGAAAGTCTAATGACGAACAAATGA